Part of the Paludisphaera borealis genome, GGTAAGTCGATCGCCTCGGCGGGGATCGTTAGCGCAACGGTCGACCAGGCCGAGGCCGGTTCGGAACTCGAACCGATTCAGACCGACGCCCTCGTGACGGCCGAAACCGCCGGCGGCCCGCTGGTGAACCTCGACGGCCAGGTGGTCGGGATCAGCCAGGCGCGCGGCGACTTCGTGGGCGGCGACCCCCGTGACGGCTTCCGGACCGCCATCCCGGAGACGCTGGTGCGGAAGCTCGCCGGTGAGTTCCACGGCGACGGCAAGGTGCGTCACGGTTACCTCGGCGTGACGCTCAACCCCGACGGCCGACGATCGCAGGGGACCATCGTGACGAGCGTTTCGCCCGGCAGTCCGGCGGCGGAAGCCGGCCTCGCGCCGGGCGATCGAATCGTGTCGGTCGACGGCCGCGCCGTGCGCGACGCCCAGGCGCTTTCGAGGGCCGTCGAGATGACCCCGGTCGGCCAGGAGCTGACCCTGGTGATCGAACGCCAGGGGAAGAAGTTCGAAGCCAAGGTTCGCACCCAGCCCCGGCCCGACGCATTCGACCCGACGACGATCGAATCCGTTCCCTCGTCCGAGCCTTCCCTCGATCCCCTGGACGAACCCGAACCCAAGGCGGCTCCCGCTCCCCCGGAGCCCGAGAAGTCGAAGTCGGATCTTCCCCCGGCGATTCTCGAAGGACCGAAGGCCAAGACGAACAAGCCGTGATCGAGCCGCGACCGCCCTTCAAGGAATGAGCACCAAGCCGAGCGACCCGCGAAAGGATGGAGCCATGACGCGCCGGATCTTGACGGTCGACGACCAGAAAATCACCCGCGACCACCTGCGACAGA contains:
- a CDS encoding S1C family serine protease; translated protein: MRRIGIAALLVLIVAPAHAQREAEGLSASIRKATARVAPAVVSIRPLGIIAPQVVVPPFVRMGRLPIPRARVERMPSGSGVVVDAKRGLVATSGQVLRGSMQAEVVLADGSIRPALRINAAAPPTDLVLIEIDPKGTEVSQVEWADSRTLQLGDWVVAVGRSAMGKSIASAGIVSATVDQAEAGSELEPIQTDALVTAETAGGPLVNLDGQVVGISQARGDFVGGDPRDGFRTAIPETLVRKLAGEFHGDGKVRHGYLGVTLNPDGRRSQGTIVTSVSPGSPAAEAGLAPGDRIVSVDGRAVRDAQALSRAVEMTPVGQELTLVIERQGKKFEAKVRTQPRPDAFDPTTIESVPSSEPSLDPLDEPEPKAAPAPPEPEKSKSDLPPAILEGPKAKTNKP